The Streptomyces sp. NBC_00306 sequence GACCGCGAGCAGAATGGCGCCGCCGGCGGAATCGACGCCGCCGATGTGCAGGGCCAGCAGTGGCGCCGCCGTGTTGCCCGCCTTGTTGGACGCGGTGATTTCTTCCGGCCCGACGAGTGCCGCCGCTCCGAAGCCGAGCGCGATGGTCATCAGGTAGAAGCCGCCGATGATGCCGATGGCCCAGATGACCGACTTACGGGCGGCCTTGGCCGTCGGGACGGTGTAGAAGCGGATGAGGATGTGCGGCAGTCCGGCGGTGCCGAGGACGAGGGCGATCCCGAGGGAGATGAAGTCCAGCTTCGAGGTCTCGGTCACGCCGTACTTGAGTCCGGGCTCCAGGAACGCCGAGCCCTTGCCGCTCTTCTCGGCCGCGGTGCCGAGCAGGTCGGAGATGTTGAAGTTGAACTTCAGCAGCACCAGGAAGGTGATGAGCAGGGTGCCCGCGATGAGCAGGACGGCCTTGACCATCTGCACCCATGTGGTGCCCTTCATACCGCCGATGGTGACGTACACGATCATCAGCAGACCGACGAGGGCGACGATCGCGACCTTGCCGCCGTCGCTGGTGATGCCGAGCAGCAGGGAGACGAGCACACCGGCGCCGGCCATCTGCGCGAGCAGATAGAAGATCGAGACGACGATGGTGGAGGTGCCCGCCGCGGTACGGACCGGGCGCTGGCGCATCCGGTAGGCGAGGACGTCGCCCATCGTGTAGCGGCCGGAGTTGCGCAGCGGTTCGGCGACCAGCAGCAGCGCGACCAGCCAGGCCACCAGGAAGCCGATGGAGTACAGGAAGCCGTCGTAGCCGAAGAGGGCGATGGCACCCGCGATACCGAGGAACGAGGCCGCCGACATGTAGTCGCCGGAAATGGCCAGACCGTTCTGGAAACCGGTGAACTGACGGCCGCCCGCGTAGAAGTCGGAGGCGCTCTTGGTCTGCCGGCCGGCCCAGACGGTGATACCCAGGGTCGCCACCACGAAGAGCGCGAACAAGGTGATGATCAGCGGCCGGTGTTCGGTGGTCGCGCTGTCCGCCGCCAGCTGGAGGGTGTTGCTCACAGCTCTGCCTCCATCCGGGACTTGATCGCCTCACCCTTCGGGTCGAGCTTCGCCGCGGCGAAACGCGAGTAGAGCCAGGCGATGAGGAACGTCGTGGCGAACTGGGCGAGGCCGAAGACGAAGGCCACGTTGATGTTGCCGAAGAGCTTGGTGCCCATGAAGCCGCCCGCGTAGTTCGAGAGCAGCACGTACAGCAGGTACCAGCCGATGAAGGCGATGGTCAGGGGGAAGGCGAAGGAGCGGTAGGTGCGGCGCAGTTCGCCGAATTCCGGACTCTCCTGCACCTCGACGAACTGCTCTGTCGTGGGCTGGGCGGGACTGCCGTCCGAACCGCCCTTCGGCGGCGGTGCATCGGATGCCACGGAAATCTCCTCGCGACGCGGGTGCGGTGGGGATGGACAAGAAAGAACGTGCTGTCAGGGAACGGTTTGATGTTGCTCCACTCCCTGACAACGGCACGGAGAGCACGCCGGGCCGGTTCAACATCAGCCTTTTTCTTCTTGGTTTTCTTCTCGAACACATTGATGAGGGTCAAGATCGGCGATAGCTTCGCTGGTCATGTACCCGCCCATGCGCACCGGGTGTCTGGGCGGTTGTCACGGATGATGTGGAGAACCCATGGCTCATCTGGGATCCAGACGGCGGCGCGTTATTGCCCTGCCCGCAGGTCTGGCGCTCACGGCCTCGCTCGGCTTCCTTCCCGCGGGAGCCGCCTCGGCAGCCCCGGCGGACGAGACGCCCGCGGTGGTGGCGACCGACGGTCCGAAGCTGTCGTACGTGGTGAACGTCAAGAGCGGTCACAGCACTGCCAAGTCGGTGAAGAAGGCCATAGCCAAGGCCGGCGGTTCGGTGGTGATCGCCTACGACCAGATAGGCGTCATCGTCGTCCACTCGCAGAACCCGGACTTCGCCAAGACCATCCGTAAGGTCAGGGGTGTCGACTCGGCCGGTGCCACGCGTACCGCGCCGCTCGCCGCCGCGACCGACACGGCCATCGAGTCGGAGCGTCCGCTCACCGCCGCCGAGGCCAAGGCCGCCGCCACGAAGGCCGGCGCGGACCAGGACCCGCTCGAGCCGCTCCAGTGGGACCTTCCCGCCATCAAGGCGGACCAGGCCCACAAGAAGTCGCTCGGCAGCAAGAAGGTCACGGTCGCGGTCATCGACACGGGCGTGGACGACACCCACCCCGACCTCGCGCCCAACTTCGACACGCGCGCCTCGGCGAACTGTGTCACCGGCAAGCCCGACACCACTCCCGGTTCGTGGCGGCCCGCCGCGAACGAGAGCGACCACGGCACGCACGTCGCGGGCACGATAGCCGCGGCCAAGAACGGCGTCGGCGTCACCGGTGTCGCACCGGGCGTCAAGGTCTCCGGCATCAAGGTGTCGACCACCGAGGGCTTCTTCTACACGGAGGCCGTCGTCTGCGGCTTCGTGTGGGCGGCCGAGCACGGCGTCGACGTGACCAACAACAGCTACTACACCGACCCGTGGCTGTTCAACTGCAAGAACGACGCCGACCAGAAGGCGCTGATCGACGCCCACGCGCGCGCCATCAAGTACGCGGAGCGCAAGGGCGCGGTGAACGTCGCCGCGGCCGGCAACTCGCGGATGGACCTGGCGGCGGACGAGCTCACGGACACGACGAGCCCGAACGACACCACCCCGGGCACGCGCGTCATCGACCCGAGTGAGTGCCTGGACATTCCCACCCAGATCCCGGGTGTCGTCACGGTCTCCGCGCTCGGTGCGAAGAACCTGAAGTCCTCGTACTCCAACTACGGCAACGGCGTGATCGACATCTCCGCCCCCGGCGGCGACTCGACGATCTACCAGAAGCCCGAGGCTCCGGCCGTCGACGGCCGCATCCTGTCGACGCTGCCGAACGGCGGCTACGGCTACAAGGCCGGTACGTCGATGGCCTCGCCGCACGTCGCGGGCGTCGTCGCGCTCATCAAGTCGAAGCACCTGAACGCTTCGGCGGCCGCCGTGAAGGCGATGCTGTACGGGCAGGCCGACGACACGGCCTGCACGAACCCGTACGACATCGACGGCAACGGCACCGTC is a genomic window containing:
- a CDS encoding solute symporter family protein; protein product: MSNTLQLAADSATTEHRPLIITLFALFVVATLGITVWAGRQTKSASDFYAGGRQFTGFQNGLAISGDYMSAASFLGIAGAIALFGYDGFLYSIGFLVAWLVALLLVAEPLRNSGRYTMGDVLAYRMRQRPVRTAAGTSTIVVSIFYLLAQMAGAGVLVSLLLGITSDGGKVAIVALVGLLMIVYVTIGGMKGTTWVQMVKAVLLIAGTLLITFLVLLKFNFNISDLLGTAAEKSGKGSAFLEPGLKYGVTETSKLDFISLGIALVLGTAGLPHILIRFYTVPTAKAARKSVIWAIGIIGGFYLMTIALGFGAAALVGPEEITASNKAGNTAAPLLALHIGGVDSAGGAILLAVISAVAFATILAVVAGLTLASSSSFAHDIYANVIRKGQATEKEEVRAARWATVAIGVVSIGLGALARDLNVAGLVALAFAVAASANLPTILYSLFWKRFTTQGALWSIYGGLTASVVLVLFSPVVSGKPTSMFKNLDFYWFPLENPGLVSIPLGFLLGWVGSLLSKEEPDKGKYAELEVKSLTGTGAH
- a CDS encoding DUF485 domain-containing protein, coding for MASDAPPPKGGSDGSPAQPTTEQFVEVQESPEFGELRRTYRSFAFPLTIAFIGWYLLYVLLSNYAGGFMGTKLFGNINVAFVFGLAQFATTFLIAWLYSRFAAAKLDPKGEAIKSRMEAEL
- a CDS encoding S8 family peptidase; this translates as MAHLGSRRRRVIALPAGLALTASLGFLPAGAASAAPADETPAVVATDGPKLSYVVNVKSGHSTAKSVKKAIAKAGGSVVIAYDQIGVIVVHSQNPDFAKTIRKVRGVDSAGATRTAPLAAATDTAIESERPLTAAEAKAAATKAGADQDPLEPLQWDLPAIKADQAHKKSLGSKKVTVAVIDTGVDDTHPDLAPNFDTRASANCVTGKPDTTPGSWRPAANESDHGTHVAGTIAAAKNGVGVTGVAPGVKVSGIKVSTTEGFFYTEAVVCGFVWAAEHGVDVTNNSYYTDPWLFNCKNDADQKALIDAHARAIKYAERKGAVNVAAAGNSRMDLAADELTDTTSPNDTTPGTRVIDPSECLDIPTQIPGVVTVSALGAKNLKSSYSNYGNGVIDISAPGGDSTIYQKPEAPAVDGRILSTLPNGGYGYKAGTSMASPHVAGVVALIKSKHLNASAAAVKAMLYGQADDTACTNPYDIDGNGTVDAVCVGGKRDNGFYGTGVADALDAVRR